Part of the Solwaraspora sp. WMMA2065 genome is shown below.
ACGGGCGGCGTACACCTCGGGCAGCACCGTGCCGTCGGCCAGGATGCCGTACGGCTTGCCGGTGTAGCAGTGCGCGACCACGTCGCCGGGGCGCAGCATCTCCAGTACGGCCGGCAACGGCTCCGGGGTCTCCCCGATGTGGATCATCAGCGGCAGGCCGGCCTCGGCGGACAGCTCCAGCGAACGCTTGAGCAGCGGCCGCCAGTTGTGCCCGACGACGTCCTCGGAGAGCCGGATCTTGAAGCCGCGGACCCGGTGCGGGTTGGCGGCGGCGACCGCGAGCGCGTCCTCGGGGACCAGGGTGTCCGGGTTCATCAGCTCGCCGAACCGGAAGTCGATCAGCCCGAGCACGCTGACGTTGAGGAAGTTGACCAGCCGCAGCTTGGCCGGGGCGGCGACGTACCGCTCGAAGGCGGCGAAGGTGGACGCGCCGACGGTGCCGGCGTCGCAGGCGGCGACGACGCCCCGGTGCAGGTGCGCCTCGTCCGGCGGGGCACCGACCTTGGACACCTCGGCGAAGATGTGGGTGTGTCCCTCGACCAGGCCGGGCAGCACGTACCGGCCGGCGCAGTCGACCACCTCGCGGGCGTCGGCGGCCAGGCCGGGGGCGATCCGGGCGATCCGGGCGATCCGGGCGCCGGTCACCGCGACGTCGGCGACCTGGCTGGCACCGGTGGTGGAGTCGAAGACCTCACCACCGGCCAGCACCAGGTCGTACCGGGGAGCATTCTCAGTCATCGGTCAGCGGACTTTCTGTGCGAAGGAGAGGACGGTGCCACCACGTCGGGGGTGCCGTCGGCGGTTTCGGCGCAGAACCGGGTACGCAGCGGCAGCACCCCGCCGACCGAGACCTCGACCAGGTCACCGGGGCGCAGGAAGCAGCCCCGGTCCTGGCCGGTGCCGGCCGGGGTGCCGGTGAGCACCACGTCGCCCGGTTCCAGCACCACGTACCGGGTGATCCAGGCGAGCAGCTGCGGCACCGGGAAGATCAGGTCGGCGCTGGTGGCCTGCTGGCGTACCTCGCCGTTGACGGTGGTCCGCACCTCGATGGCGTCGCGGTCGGCGACGGCGGCGATGTCCAGCACCGACGTGCCCAGCGCGCCGAAGCCGGGGAAGCTCTTGGCCAGCGTCGGGTTGCCCGACGCGGTCATCACGTCGCGGGCGGTCAGGTCGTTGGCGGCGGTGATGGCCGCGACGTGCGACCAGGCCTGCTCGGCCGGCGTACGGTGCATCCGGGCCCCGATGACCAGCGCGATCTCGCCTTCGTAGTCAGGCTGGGCGCTGATCGAGCTGGGCAGCGCCACGGTGGCGTCCGGACCGGAGCCGGCGCTGGCCGACTTGAGGTAGAGCACCGGTTCGGTGGGCAGTGCCCGGCCGGCGGCGCGGGCCTTGCAGTGGTAGTTGAGGCCGACTCCCCAGACCGCCCGGGTGCTGCCCAGCGGGGCGACCAGCTCAGCGGTGAGGGTGTCCAGCGGCAGCCGCTCACGTGTGGGTGCGGTCGCCGCGGGGTCGAGCCCGGTGCCGGCGCGCAGGAGGTCGGCGACGTCGCGGTACGGCAGGTCGAGCAGTTCGGCGGTGCCGTCGCCACAGATCCGGGCCAGCCCGTGCCGGGTGGCCAGCAGCTGCAGTCCGGGGGCGCTCACGCGGCGTCCGACGAGTGGCCGGGCACGGTGCTCAGCGCCGGGTTGACCAGCGGTGCCAGGTTGTTGACGGCGGCGGCGGCCTCACCGAAGCCGACCGAGATCAGCCGCACCTTGCCCGGGTAGTCGGTGACGTCCCCGGCGGCGTAGACCCGGGGCAGGTTGGTACGCATCGACCGGTCGACGGTGATGTGCCGTTTGGTCATCTCCAGCCCCCACTGCTGCATCGGGCCGAGGTCGGCGATGAAGCCGAGGGCGGCCACCACCGCCTGGGCGGGCAGCTCCTCGCGCCCGTCGCCGCGTACCTCGCTGATCGTGACCGAGGTGAGCTGTGGGTCGCCGGCGATGCCGCTGACCTCGTACGGGGTGACCACCCGCACGCTCGACGCGTGCAGCTGCTCGACGCTGCGTTCGTGGGCGCGGAACTGCGGCCGGCGGTGCACCAGGGTGACGCTGGCGGCGTACGGCTCCAGGGCGAGCGCCCAGTCGACGGCGGAGTCGCCGCCGCCGACCACGACGACCTGCTGTCCGGCGAGTTCCTCCAGCCGGGGCACGAAGTAGCGCAGCCCACGGCCGAGGTAGTCGCTGCCGACCGGCAGCTCGCGCGGGGTGAAGGTGCCGATCCCGGCGGTCAGCAGGACCGCCTTGGCGCGCACCCGGCTGCCGGTGTCGGTGCCGAGCTGCACGTGGTCGGCGGCGTTGGTCAGCTCCACGGCGCTCTCGCCCAGCAGGAAGGTGGGTTTGGCAGTGGCGGCCTGGGTGAGCAGGTCGTCGACGAGCTGCTGGCCTTTGATCGACGGTAGGCCGGCGATGTCGTAGATGTCCTTCTCCGGGTAGAGGGCAGCGATCTGTCCGCCCGGTTCGGGCAGCGAGTCGATGATCGCCACGGTCATCCCACGGAAGCCGGCGTAGTAGGCGGCGTAGAGGCCGGCCGGGCCGGCGCCGATGACAGCCAGGTCGACGTCGTGTTCGGCGGTCATGAGCCGGTGCTCCCGGCGACGGCCGGGTGGTCGCGACCGACCCGGCCGATCTTGCGGGCACCGCCGGGGGCGCCGAGCTCGCTGAAGAACTCGGCGTTGATCGGGCCGAAGTGTGCCTGGTCGGCCGGCAGGTCGTCCAGGTGGAAGATCGAGGTGACCGGGCAGACCGGTTCGCACCGGCCGCACTCGACGCACTCGTCGGGGTTGATGTACATCATCCGGTCGCCCTCGTAGATGCAGTCCACGGGGCATTCCTCGACGCAGGAGCGGTCCTGTACGTCCACGCATTCGTCGGTGACCACGTAGGTCATCGGTCCTCCCGCATCAGTGGGCCTCTTCGCCGTCCTGCTCGCGTCTCGCGCCTCTGCGACCTGCGGTTATCTGGTTGGACAGCGGCGTCGTTGATGTGACGTCACGCTAGAGACCCCACCCTGGCTATGTCAACATGCGAGACGTCATCTTGGATAACTGTCACGGGAGTGATGGGATGAGGCAATGAGCGAGGACCGGATCGTCGACGCCCTGACGGTGCTGACCGCCGGGCCGACCCCGTACGGGCAGGAACTGGCCACCGCCGAGCGGCTGGCCGGCTGGGGCACCAGCCGTTGGCCGGACCTGGCCTGGCGGGTCGACCGGCTGCCGGCGACCGCCGAGATGCCCCGCAGCGCCAATCTCGTCGTCACCGCCGGCCGCGACGTCACCGCCGGCCACAACGTCACCGCCGGCTGCGGCGACGCGCCGGAGCTGCTGATCTGCTCCCACCTCGACACCTCCCTCACCGGTGAGCCGGGCTTCGACGAGCCGATCACCGGCGTGTCCGGTCCGACGGGTGGACTGCGCCGCTCGGCCGGACCGGCCGGCGACGCCCTGGTCGACGGCTTCGGCCTCGGGGTCGCCCGGGCCGCCGCCGCGACCGCGCTGGTCGGTTTCGTCGCCGCCGCCGAGGCGCTGCGGGCGGCCGACCGGCCACACCGGCTGACCCTGCTGCTGGCCGCCACCGGAACCCACCGGTACCACCTGTCGCAACCGCCGGAGACTCCTGCGCGCGTGGTCCGGCAGCAGCCCGGCGGTGTCGCCCGACACCTGGACCGGTACCCACCGCCGGCGGCGGCGGTGCTGGCCAAGTCCAGTCCGCCGGGCGTGCTGACCGCCGAACCTGGCGCCCTCTACCTGCGGGTGCGGCTGACCGGCCGGTTCCATCCGGTGCTGGCCCGCGAGCGCGCGGTGCCGCCCGGCGGTCTGATCACCCATCTCGGTGTGGTGATCGAGGCACTGGAGGCCTTCCGGCGGCGGCACCTGGCCGCCCGCGCCGATCCGACCGCTGCGGTCGGCGCCGAAGTCGGCATCGGTGCGGTACGCGCCGGGCAGCCGGCCAAGCCGGATCTGCTGCCGGGCCGGCTTGACCTGCACCTGTACCTGGTGACGGTGCCCGGTGACGATCCGTCGCGGATCCGCGACGAGGTGCAGGCCGCCGTCACCGCCGCGACCGCCGGCACTCCGCTGGCCGAGTGCCCGGTCTCGGTGGACGGGCAACTGGTCCACCCAGCCGCGGCGACGGCACCGGACGCGCCGATCGCCCGGCACGCGTGCGACGCCTGGACAGCGGCGTACGGCGAACAGGCACCGCCGGTCCTCGGCTGGACCGGTTCGACCGACGGGGTGGTGCTGCGCGGCCGGGGCGTGCCGACGGTACGGCTGGGACCGCCCGGCCGGGGTGCCGATCCCGCTGATCCCCGCCGGGACCGGTACGCGCTGGCCGATCTGCGGATGTTCGCCGGCATCTATGCGGACATCGCGGTACGGCACACCGGCACCATCGACAGCGCAGGGTACCGTATGGCATGATGCTGTCTCACTTTCCGTACGCGTCCCGGCCGCTCGCACCCACCCCCGTCCGGTGCGCACGCCCCGCCGCTTCCGACCAGGAAGCCAGATAAGGAAGCCAGATGGCGGACGACAGCTCTCCCGCCGAGGTGAGCCCCCCGGTGCTCGCCGAGCCGAGCACCCCGGCGATCCAGACCGTGCAGCGCGCCGCGGTGATCCTCAACGCGTTCACCGCAGCCCGACCCCGGCTGAGCCTCAACGAGCTCACCGCCAGCCTCGGCACCAGCAAAGCCACCGCGCACCGCTACACCAAGGCGCTGCGGGAGAGCAACCTGTTGCGCTACGACGAACGTGAGGGCCTCTACTCCCTCGGCCCGCAGATCCTCACCCTGTCCGCCGCCGCCCGTGCCGCCATGCCGGTGATCAGCATCGCCGGCCCGCACATGCAGCAGCTGGTCCGCGAGGTCGACGAGACCGTGGTGCTCAGCGTCTGGGACGGCGACACGGCGGTGGTGGTCCGCGCCGACGACAACACCGACCGGGTGATCCGGGTCAGCGTCCGCACCGGATCCCGGCTGTCGCGCACCGAGTCCGCCCAGGGCCGGGTGTTCTGCGCGTTCCTGCCGGCGGAGGACGTCACCGGGCTGGCCGCCGACCTGGCGGCCTCGGCCGAGCTGCGCCACGAGGTCGACAAGATCCGCCGCACCGGCATCTCCGCCAACACGCCGTCGGTCAACGGGGTACGCAGCATCGCCGCGCCGATCTTCCGGGGCCAGACGCTGATCGCCGCCATGGCGATCGTCGGCACCACCACATCGGTGCCGGAGGGCACCGACAGCCCGCTGGCCACCGCGCTGCAGCGCGCCGCCGCTGTGGTCACCGCCGAACTGGGCAGCGTCGCAGGCAACGGCCACCAGCAGCCGGGCGACACCGGGCGCAACGGCCACCGGCCGGGCGGCAACGGCCGGACCAGCCGGAGTTAACCGGCGATCGCCCCCAACGTCTCGGACAACTCCCCCGCGACCTGCCGCAGCTGGTCCGCCGCCGCGGTCTGCGCCGCACCGGCCAGCGCCACGCTGGTGCCGAGCACCGCGAGCGCGGCCACCACCTGGGTACGCTCGAACACCGGTGCGGCGATCACCCGTACCCCGAAATCCTCCGGTGAGTTGACCGCGACGCCGTCGCGGCGCACCTGCGCGACCACCTCCCGCAGCGCGGCGGACAGCCGCAGCTGCCGGGCCACCACCGGATTCTCGGCGGGCGGCAGGTAGGCGCAGAACACCCGGCCCTGGGCCGAGCGGGTCAGCTCCAACGGCGAGCCGGTACGCACGCTGAGCCGCACGTCACCGCTGGTGTTGTCCATGCACCGGACCACCGTCGGCGCCTCGCCGTTCCAGATGCTCAGCACCGAGGTCTGGTTGGTGTCGCGGGTCAGCCGGTCGAGGTAGGGCTCGGCGACCGTGACGATCGGCAGCGCGGCGCGGGCCGCCGCCTCCATCG
Proteins encoded:
- the fdxA gene encoding ferredoxin; this encodes MTYVVTDECVDVQDRSCVEECPVDCIYEGDRMMYINPDECVECGRCEPVCPVTSIFHLDDLPADQAHFGPINAEFFSELGAPGGARKIGRVGRDHPAVAGSTGS
- a CDS encoding TatD family hydrolase; protein product: MTENAPRYDLVLAGGEVFDSTTGASQVADVAVTGARIARIARIAPGLAADAREVVDCAGRYVLPGLVEGHTHIFAEVSKVGAPPDEAHLHRGVVAACDAGTVGASTFAAFERYVAAPAKLRLVNFLNVSVLGLIDFRFGELMNPDTLVPEDALAVAAANPHRVRGFKIRLSEDVVGHNWRPLLKRSLELSAEAGLPLMIHIGETPEPLPAVLEMLRPGDVVAHCYTGKPYGILADGTVLPEVYAARERGVLFESAHGKSNLSFKVAEPAIAQGFYPDVITSDTSARNWRGPVFDLVTSMAKLRALGMTMEQIVPRVTSAPARLTGLDAEGYGSLVEGGPAHVTVLADADEAVLPDAAGNQITAPRLEPEVVLLAGERVPTVPWRGLPTDQAGAAGRAS
- a CDS encoding IclR family transcriptional regulator, which codes for MVVTGRAAGETSEVAGDGPAIQTVQRAATILRAFTVERPRLTLAELTADLAISRATAHRYARALRTANLLRFDVATATYTLGPQILAMEAAARAALPIVTVAEPYLDRLTRDTNQTSVLSIWNGEAPTVVRCMDNTSGDVRLSVRTGSPLELTRSAQGRVFCAYLPPAENPVVARQLRLSAALREVVAQVRRDGVAVNSPEDFGVRVIAAPVFERTQVVAALAVLGTSVALAGAAQTAAADQLRQVAGELSETLGAIAG
- a CDS encoding IclR family transcriptional regulator; amino-acid sequence: MADDSSPAEVSPPVLAEPSTPAIQTVQRAAVILNAFTAARPRLSLNELTASLGTSKATAHRYTKALRESNLLRYDEREGLYSLGPQILTLSAAARAAMPVISIAGPHMQQLVREVDETVVLSVWDGDTAVVVRADDNTDRVIRVSVRTGSRLSRTESAQGRVFCAFLPAEDVTGLAADLAASAELRHEVDKIRRTGISANTPSVNGVRSIAAPIFRGQTLIAAMAIVGTTTSVPEGTDSPLATALQRAAAVVTAELGSVAGNGHQQPGDTGRNGHRPGGNGRTSRS
- a CDS encoding fumarylacetoacetate hydrolase family protein, with the translated sequence MSAPGLQLLATRHGLARICGDGTAELLDLPYRDVADLLRAGTGLDPAATAPTRERLPLDTLTAELVAPLGSTRAVWGVGLNYHCKARAAGRALPTEPVLYLKSASAGSGPDATVALPSSISAQPDYEGEIALVIGARMHRTPAEQAWSHVAAITAANDLTARDVMTASGNPTLAKSFPGFGALGTSVLDIAAVADRDAIEVRTTVNGEVRQQATSADLIFPVPQLLAWITRYVVLEPGDVVLTGTPAGTGQDRGCFLRPGDLVEVSVGGVLPLRTRFCAETADGTPDVVAPSSPSHRKSADR
- a CDS encoding NAD(P)/FAD-dependent oxidoreductase, whose protein sequence is MTAEHDVDLAVIGAGPAGLYAAYYAGFRGMTVAIIDSLPEPGGQIAALYPEKDIYDIAGLPSIKGQQLVDDLLTQAATAKPTFLLGESAVELTNAADHVQLGTDTGSRVRAKAVLLTAGIGTFTPRELPVGSDYLGRGLRYFVPRLEELAGQQVVVVGGGDSAVDWALALEPYAASVTLVHRRPQFRAHERSVEQLHASSVRVVTPYEVSGIAGDPQLTSVTISEVRGDGREELPAQAVVAALGFIADLGPMQQWGLEMTKRHITVDRSMRTNLPRVYAAGDVTDYPGKVRLISVGFGEAAAAVNNLAPLVNPALSTVPGHSSDAA